From a single Candoia aspera isolate rCanAsp1 chromosome 2, rCanAsp1.hap2, whole genome shotgun sequence genomic region:
- the LOC134489003 gene encoding uncharacterized protein LOC134489003 codes for MEENGEDVASLAAYISTDGSYTETVPMPNHGTLTASSQGSSSAAKSRRQPVWTDEETRAFIQVWGDDAVQSALASNYRTVAQFQWIADEMRARGYNRDWEQCRERAKVLRRGFKEIVDGNSNAGHGRRVWPYYEELNRFLCIKQNLVVPRLSGSNPRPPVDRRRREHREAQDAPYEPSSVGKSDKGTFEEPDGDCLLLPESAGSQQNEANMENQVASPAANSDISMDGSVGPGTPTDPLPSNDSVSAPNLRPRPLTAAERMRNLRCRQRKRRGDTLKELMEVTSQATSELVRTLSDLTHKEVASFERAYKEDLAARKDEMEQSAEDIGRLVSALESSDQTLKEQLSSQTSVLQGILEVMKDIRGRTSYSPPYPSQYYDFPGPSMIHTSGTSSNGQEMPCPSPSSLPFPSQQSATSNGDVSPRKRMK; via the exons ATGGAGGAAAATGGTGAAGATGTAGCTTCGCTGG CGGCGTACATTTCAACAGATGGCAGCTACACAG AGACCGTGCCCATGCCGAATCACGGCACACTGACGGCTTCCTCGCAGGGCTCTTCCTCTGCTGCTAAATCAAGGCGCCAGCCTGTTTGGACTGACGAGGAGACCCGGGCCTTCATCCAGGTGTGGGGTGATGACGCGGTGCAGAGTGCCCTGGCATCAAACTATCGCACCGTTGCACAGTTCCAGTGGATAGCGGATGAGATGCGAGCCCGGGGGTACAACAGGGATTGGGAGCAGTGCCGCGAACGTGCAAAGGTCCTTCGACGGGGCTTCAAAGAGATAGTGGATGGGAACAGCAACGCTGGCCACGGACGCCGCGTGTGGCCTTATTACGAAGAACTTAATCGATTTCTTTGCATCAAGCAAAATCTGGTCGTTCCACGGCTTTCAGGGAGCAACCCGAGGCCTCCTGTGGACCGCCGGCGCCGCGAGCACAGAGAAGCGCAGGATGCCCCCTATGAGCCATCCTCAGTAGGCAAGAGCGACAAGGGGACTTTTGAAGAGCCGGACGGGGACTGTTTGTTGTTGCCGGAATCCGCAGGATCTCAGCAGAACGAAGCCAACATGGAAAACCAAGTGGCGTCTCCGGCAGCAAATTCCGATATATCCATGGATGGTAGCGTTGGTCCTGGCACTCCCACTGATCCTTTGCCATCCAATGACTCAGTTTCTG CACCAAATCTGCGCCCTCGGCCCCTGACGGCTGCGGAGAGGATGCGGAATCTTCGTTGCcggcagagaaagagaaggggggaTACTTTGAAAGAGCTCATGGAAGTCACCTCTCAGGCGACCAGCGAACTTGTCCGGACATTGTCCGACCTCAcgcataaagaagtggcttcctttGAGCGTGCTTACAAGGAGGATCTCGCGGCCCGGAAGGACGAGATGGAGCAGAGCGCTGAGGACATTGGGAGGCTCGTGAGCGCTCTAGAATCAAGTGATCAAACTCTGAAGGAGCAGCTAAGCAGCCAGACCAGCGTATTGCAGGGCATCTTAGAGGTTATGAAAGACATACGGGGTAGAACGTCATACAGTCCTCCATACCCATCCCAGTATTATGATTTCCCGGGCCCTAGCATGATTCACACAAGTGGTACTTCTTCCAACGGCCAAGAGATGCCATGCCCCTCCCCTTCCAGCCTTCCATTTCCCTCCCAGCAGTCTGCCACCAGCAATGGGGATGTCTCTCCCAGGAAGCGGATGAAATGA